Proteins from a single region of Mytilus trossulus isolate FHL-02 chromosome 2, PNRI_Mtr1.1.1.hap1, whole genome shotgun sequence:
- the LOC134706341 gene encoding protein Abitram-like — METDKEHVTNDQSESRTVTGKTHLSVVERYYKPKYILDCQANEDEDLCILTHSNRICIITLASTHPVVRDQKTIKQISFKVGGIDRLTNKVSGKGKRGAQELNAGSPICKISCVDGEEFTVYSGIKGQLIEVNECLIQNPDLILKKPQTEGYVAIVLPKLKDHEQVLKKLKTEEEYRQRRFDLSDDGGS, encoded by the exons ATGGAAACTGACAAAGAGCATGTGACCAATGATCAATCTGAATCTAGAACTGTAACTGGTAAAACTCACTTGAGTGTAGTCGAAAGATACTATAAACCAAAGTATATTCTAG aTTGTCAGGCTAATGAAGATGAAGATCTCTGTATACTCACTCATTCAAACAG AATTTGCATTATTACACTGGCGTCTACTCATCCAGTTGTTAGAGAtcagaaaacaataaaacagatcAGTTTTAAGGTCGGAGGTATTGATAGACTTACCAACAAAGTTTCTGGAAAAGGGAAACGG GGAGCACAAGAGTTAAATGCTGGATCACCAATATGCAAGATTTCATGTGTTGATGGGGAGGAATTTACTGTTTATTCAGGAATAAAAGGACAGCTTATTGAGGTTAATGAATGTCTGATACAAAACCCAGACTTGATCCTGAAAAAA cCACAAACAGAAGGATACGTCGCCATTGTGTTACCAAAGCTTAAAGACCATGAACAAgttcttaaaaaattgaaaacagagGAAGAATACAGACAAAGAAGATTTGATCTTTCGGATGATGGAGGAAGttga